A portion of the Pseudarthrobacter defluvii genome contains these proteins:
- a CDS encoding response regulator, whose protein sequence is MRGNDAGTPGSGQAKAKVLVIDDDPHLLKALRITLAAHGYAVETAGDGASALTAASRLAPDVLVLDLGLPDMDGTEVLRNLRRWSAAPVLVLSARHGSPDKVGALDAGADDYITKPFGLDELLARLRALLRRVPQAETHPLVSSAGFTVDLLARQVLRSGQPVRLTPTEWNILEILVRNPSRLISQQQLLADVWGPAYGKEANYLRVYMAQLRRKLEDDPGNPRHLLTEAGAGYRFVP, encoded by the coding sequence ATGAGGGGGAACGACGCCGGCACTCCCGGCAGTGGCCAGGCCAAGGCGAAGGTGCTGGTGATCGACGACGATCCGCACCTGTTGAAGGCGCTCCGGATCACGCTCGCCGCGCACGGCTACGCCGTGGAGACGGCCGGGGACGGCGCTTCCGCCCTCACGGCGGCCTCCCGGCTGGCGCCGGACGTGCTGGTCCTGGACCTCGGCTTGCCGGACATGGACGGGACCGAGGTCCTGCGGAACCTGCGCCGCTGGAGCGCTGCGCCCGTCCTGGTCCTGTCCGCCCGGCATGGATCCCCGGACAAGGTGGGTGCCCTTGATGCCGGCGCCGACGACTACATCACCAAGCCCTTCGGCCTGGATGAGCTCCTGGCGCGGCTGCGTGCCCTGCTGCGGAGGGTGCCCCAAGCCGAAACACACCCCCTGGTCAGCTCCGCCGGCTTTACCGTTGACCTCCTGGCGAGGCAGGTCCTGCGTTCCGGGCAGCCGGTGAGGCTCACCCCCACGGAATGGAACATCCTGGAAATCCTGGTCCGCAACCCGTCCCGGCTCATCTCCCAGCAGCAGTTGCTGGCCGACGTCTGGGGCCCGGCCTACGGCAAGGAAGCCAACTACCTCCGCGTGTACATGGCCCAGTTGAGAAGGAAGCTGGAGGACGATCCCGGCAACCCCCGCCACCTGCTGACCGAGGCCGGCGCGGGCTACCGCTTCGTGCCGTGA
- a CDS encoding VOC family protein — protein MPTVLNPYLSFRDNAREAMNFYQSVFGGALTLSTFGDFQASDDPAEAEKIMHAMLVTTHGLVLMGADTPNNMQYHPGSSISISLSGEDEVELRGYYQKLTGDGGAVTVPMERAPWGDVFGMCTDRFGVSWLVNVNAAQVAPAS, from the coding sequence ATGCCAACAGTCCTCAACCCCTACCTGAGCTTCCGCGACAATGCCCGCGAGGCGATGAACTTCTACCAGTCCGTGTTCGGCGGCGCACTGACGCTCAGTACCTTTGGCGACTTCCAGGCCAGCGACGATCCCGCGGAAGCGGAGAAAATCATGCACGCCATGCTGGTCACCACCCATGGCCTGGTGCTCATGGGCGCCGATACTCCCAACAACATGCAGTACCACCCTGGCTCCTCCATATCCATTTCGCTCAGCGGCGAGGATGAGGTTGAGCTTCGCGGCTATTACCAGAAGCTCACCGGCGATGGGGGAGCAGTGACTGTTCCCATGGAAAGGGCTCCATGGGGCGATGTCTTTGGCATGTGCACCGACCGGTTCGGTGTCTCGTGGCTGGTCAACGTCAATGCCGCCCAGGTGGCACCGGCCTCTTGA